The following proteins come from a genomic window of Synechococcus sp. BIOS-E4-1:
- a CDS encoding YbaB/EbfC family nucleoid-associated protein codes for MAGFGLPNFGQLTEAFRKAQQIQQDAQKLQEELDAMEIEGSSEDGRACIWLSGNQQPLRVKLDPSLLSEGQEAAEAATLAALQSAYERSTGTMKERMQELTGGLDLNLPGMGG; via the coding sequence ATGGCCGGGTTCGGACTTCCCAATTTTGGACAGCTCACCGAAGCCTTCCGCAAGGCACAGCAGATCCAGCAAGACGCTCAGAAACTGCAGGAAGAGCTCGATGCCATGGAGATCGAAGGCAGCAGCGAAGACGGACGAGCCTGCATCTGGCTCTCCGGCAACCAGCAGCCACTGCGTGTGAAATTGGATCCCAGTCTGCTTAGTGAAGGGCAGGAAGCTGCTGAAGCCGCCACACTCGCAGCGCTTCAATCGGCCTACGAACGCTCAACTGGCACCATGAAGGAGCGGATGCAGGAACTCACCGGCGGCCTCGACCTCAACCTGCCCGGAATGGGCGGCTGA
- the rsgA gene encoding ribosome small subunit-dependent GTPase A, which yields MVVALQANYLEVELEAPPVDVPPRLLCTRRTRLNHRGAAVHVGDRVRVEAIDCDHARAVVADVEPRSSFLVRPPVANASCILVAVAVEQPALDADQVSRFLLTAEKTGLQVLLVLTKCDLLDADALSQLRQRLQGWGYEPILVSTRSGMGLEELRAHLATVPISVLCGPSGVGKSSLLNGLLPGLALRVGEVSGRLQRGRHTTRHVELHAFSPGSRVADTPGFNRPELPDDVSNLEVLFPELRVQLDQHPCRFRDCLHRDEPGCGVTRDWERYPKYRKAVEELLEISRPFRAG from the coding sequence ATGGTTGTTGCACTTCAGGCCAACTACCTCGAGGTGGAGCTTGAGGCCCCGCCTGTCGATGTTCCTCCCCGTCTTCTCTGCACACGTCGCACCCGACTCAACCATCGTGGTGCAGCGGTCCATGTGGGTGATCGTGTACGGGTGGAAGCCATTGATTGTGATCACGCCAGGGCCGTGGTTGCCGATGTGGAACCTCGGAGCAGTTTTCTGGTTCGTCCTCCCGTGGCCAACGCCTCCTGCATCCTGGTGGCGGTTGCCGTTGAGCAACCTGCTCTTGATGCCGATCAGGTCAGCAGGTTTCTGCTCACGGCTGAGAAGACCGGATTGCAGGTTCTGCTGGTGCTGACCAAGTGCGATCTGCTGGATGCCGATGCTCTGTCACAACTACGCCAACGTCTGCAGGGATGGGGCTATGAACCGATTCTTGTTTCCACGCGTTCTGGCATGGGGCTTGAGGAGCTGCGCGCGCACCTGGCGACCGTTCCGATCTCTGTGCTTTGCGGCCCCTCGGGGGTGGGAAAGAGTTCGTTGCTGAATGGTCTCCTGCCAGGACTGGCGTTACGGGTGGGTGAGGTGTCAGGTCGCCTGCAGAGGGGGCGTCACACCACGCGTCATGTGGAATTGCATGCGTTCTCCCCTGGCTCCAGGGTTGCCGACACTCCGGGGTTCAACCGCCCGGAGTTACCGGATGATGTCTCCAATCTGGAGGTGCTGTTCCCAGAGCTGCGTGTCCAGCTTGACCAACATCCCTGCCGTTTCCGTGACTGCCTGCACCGCGATGAACCGGGCTGTGGTGTGACCCGCGACTGGGAGCGTTATCCCAAGTATCGCAAAGCTGTGGAGGAGCTTCTTGAGATCAGCCGCCCATTCCGGGCAGGTTGA
- a CDS encoding sulfurtransferase TusA family protein translates to MTERLPDRQLDLCGTPCPLNFIRCRLTLESMTSGQCLQVDLDPGEPEEMVVPGLRRDGHQVHVERLSDAQVRLKVICAGD, encoded by the coding sequence ATGACGGAACGTCTCCCCGATCGTCAGCTCGATCTCTGTGGGACGCCATGTCCGCTCAATTTCATTCGCTGTCGGCTCACGCTTGAGAGCATGACCTCCGGTCAGTGCCTTCAGGTGGATCTTGATCCTGGTGAACCTGAAGAGATGGTGGTTCCGGGACTGCGTCGTGATGGCCATCAGGTCCATGTGGAGCGCCTCTCCGATGCTCAGGTGCGGCTGAAGGTGATCTGTGCCGGTGATTAG